The following coding sequences lie in one Paramormyrops kingsleyae isolate MSU_618 chromosome 15, PKINGS_0.4, whole genome shotgun sequence genomic window:
- the frrs1b gene encoding putative ferric-chelate reductase 1, with protein sequence MRVKILLSLVLALLFKTIAAYSNGKIRSACESLKPEHGYSSSTDPPPYKLTVNSSKFSPGDQIQVTLSGATFFKGFLMEARDFGNPEGGPVGNFIVMDSAKSQLLKCGQGSAVSHTSAGKKMEIRVLWNAPENSPPVVSFLVTVVQHYNVYWERIPGPVISQSGVVPSLPNPTAVTDKGQATPSPLPPQPFSSEGCGKTKSCLRDPAGCVPAGGSPCFFLSFSVEGEAVLFELSGPADGYLSFALSMDKWMGNDDVYMCVRDGKRVDVSAAYLRGRTHPENIIQGALRDVAWSWSDGVMKCRFRRGIYTPQSPGRFLLNESYYLFMAHGPTNNGKIHRHDCQPLISTNQKVISGVPEDLTGSRSPEIMKFHGSLMLIAWMTSVSAGVIIARYFRDEWPDSALFGQTVWFQVHRALMIFTVSLTFLGFILPFVYRGGWSRRAGAHPYLGCVLMTLALLQPIMAICRPPPDSERRWMFNWLHLSVGTVAEVIAVLAMFLGIHQQALRLPEPGSTTVLAGSIVWGVAARLLLEFHSRGLLKIGTSNSTDQEAILSGQPGQSVRDDKGSQFRKVVLTVFLCGNIGFLSVLLYTINNM encoded by the exons atgCGGGTAAAGATTCTGCTTTCATTAGTTTTAGCTTTACTGTTTAAGACAATTGCTGCCTATTCAAATGGAAAAATAAGAAGTGCTTGCGAAAGCCTGAAACCAGAACATGGCTATAGCTCCAGTACAGACCCACCTCCATACAAACTGACTGTGAACAGCAGTAAATTCAGCCCTGGGGATCAAATTCAAG tAACCCTGTCAGGGGCAACATTCTTTAAGGGATTTCTTATGGAAGCTCGGGATTTTGGAAATCCTGAAGGCGGCCCAGTAGGAAACTTCATTGTCATGGATTCAGCCAAGTCGCAGCTTTTGAAGTGTGGCCAG GGATCAGCTGTGAGCCACACCAGTGCAGGCAAGAAGATGGAAATCCGGGTTCTTTGGAATGCTCCGGAAAATTCTCCGCCTGTCGTCAGTTTTCT AGTGACAGTCGTACAGCACTACAACGTTTACTGGGAGAGAATTCCCGGTCCTGTCATATCGCAGAGCGGAGTGGTCCCTTCCCTGCCAAATCCCACAGCAGTCACTGACAAAGGACAAGCAACACCGTCTCCTCTACCTCCCCAACCT TTCAGCTCTGAGGGGTGTGGAAAAACCAAATCCTGCTTGCGGGATCCTGCTGGTTGTGTCCCAGCTGGGGGGTCGCCCTGCTTCTTCCTCTCCTTCAGTGTGGAGGGGGAGGCAGTTCTGTTTGAGCTCAGCGGTCCTGCTGATGGCTACCTGTCTTTCGCATTGTCGATGGACAAATGGATG GGGAATGACGacgtgtacatgtgtgtgagagacGGTAAGCGTGTGGACGTCAGCGCTGCGTACCTCAGAGGCCGGACGCACCCCGAGAACATTATACAG GGTGCCTTGAGGGACGTGGCTTGGAGTTGGTCTGATGGGGTTATGAAGTGCAGGTTCCGCAGAGGTATCTACACCCCTCAGAGTCCCGGCAGGTTCCTCCTGAATGAGAGTTACTACCTCTTCATGGCTCACGGTCCCACGAACAACG GTAAGATTCATAGACATGACTGCCAGCCCCttatttcaaccaatcagaaagtAATTTCTGGAGTGCCTGAGGATTTAACTGGCTCACGCTCACCAGAGATAATGAAGTTTCATG GATCGCTTATGCTTATTGCCTGGATGACATCTGTCAGTGCTGGAGTTATTATAGCACGCTATTTTAGAGATGAGTGGCCTGACAGTGCACTGTTTGGACAGACTGTTTGGTTTCAG GTGCACAGGGCCTTGATGATTTTCACAGTGTCACTCACCTTTTTAGGATTCATCCTGCCCTTCGTCTATAGAGGAGGCTGGAGTCGA CGTGCAGGAGCTCACCCTTACCTGGGCTGTGTTCTCATGACTCTGGCCCTCCTCCAGCCCATCATGGCAATCTGTAGACCACCTCCTGACTCCGAAAG ACGGTGGATGTTTAACTGGCTGCATCTGAGTGTCGGCACTGTTGCAGAAGTAATTGCAG TCCTCGCCATGTTCCTGGGGATCCATCAGCAAGCTCTGCGTCTCCCTGAGCCCGGATCCACGACTGTGCTTGCAGGGTCGATTGTCTGGGGAGTCGCTGCACGCCTGCTGCTGGAGTTTCACAGCAGAGGCCTTCTCAAAATAG GGACGAGTAACTCTACAGATCAAGAGGCAATCCTGTCCGGTCAGCCTGGTCAGTCCGTGAGGGACGATAAG GGAAGTCAATTTAGAAAAGTTGTTCTCACAGTCTTCCTATGTGGAAACATTGGATTCCTGAGTGTACTCTTATATACCATAAATAACATGTGA